One Belonocnema kinseyi isolate 2016_QV_RU_SX_M_011 chromosome 6, B_treatae_v1, whole genome shotgun sequence genomic region harbors:
- the LOC117175245 gene encoding queuine tRNA-ribosyltransferase catalytic subunit isoform X2 gives MTLIHNRVDTPVFMPVGTQGTLKGLLPQQLEELNCQIILGNTYHLGTRPGPEILKKAGGLHKFMGWNRALLTDSGGFQMVSLLQLAKITEEGVKFKSPYDGSECMLTPEHSIEIQNAIGADIIMQLDDVVSTLTTGPRVEEAMNRTTRWLDRCLSAHQRPDEQSIFPIVQGGLDPKLRSESAHQLIKRKVNGYAIGGLSGGESKEEFWKMVYLTTNILPKDKPRYLMGVGFASDLVVCCALGVDMFDCVFPTRTARFGCALVRTGQLNLKQGQYKNDKRPIDESCECSTCKEYTRAYLHQIVTAETVACHLLTVHNIAFQMRLMRDIRDSIKAQKFPEFVKDFMSTLYPTKDYPTWIVDAMKAVDITLS, from the exons ATGACTTTGATTCACAATCGTGTAGATACGCCAGTTTTCATGCCAGTTGGAACTCAG GGAACTTTAAAAGGTTTGCTGCCTCAGCAATTAGAGGAATTAAATTGCCAAATAATTCTCGGTAACACTTATCATCTTGGAACGCGACCA GgtccagaaattttgaaaaaagcaggAGGTCTACACAAATTTATGGGATGGAATAGGGCCTTGTTAACTGATTCTGGTGGTTTTCAAATGGTATCATTGCTTCAATTGGCTAAAATTACAGAAGAGGGAGTTAAATTTAAATCTCCATATGatg gaaGCGAATGTATGCTAACACCTGAACActcaattgaaattcaaaatgcaaTCGGAGCTGATATTATTATGCAACTTGATGATGTAGTCAGCACACTTACGACTGGACCTAGAGTAGAAGAAGCAATGAACag AACAACAAGGTGGCTCGACAGATGTTTATCTGCTCACCAAAGACCAGATGAACAAAGTATTTTTCCTATTGTCCAAGGAGGATTGGATCCAAAATTAAGATCGGAATCTGCTCATCAATTGATCAAGCGAAAAGTGAACGGATATGCGATTGGAGGACTTAG TGGCGGAGAAAGTAAagaagaattttggaaaatggTCTATCTCACGACTAACATTCTTCCAAAAGACAAACCGAGATACTTAATGGGTGTTGGATTCGCTTCTGATTTAGTTGTTTGCTGTGCACTAGGTGTGGATATGTTCGATTGTGTATTCCCGACGAGAACGGCA agatTTGGATGCGCTCTCGTACGAACTGGACAATTAAATCTGAAACAGGgccaatataaaaatgataaaagaccGATTGACGAATCTTGCGAGTGTAGTACTTGCAAAGAATATACCAGAGCCTATCTTCATCAAATCGTCACTGCGGAAACGGTCGCTTGCCATTTACTCACAGTTCACAATATTGCTTTCCAAATGAGACTGATGCGAGATATAAGAGATAGTATCAAGGCtcaaaaattccctgaatttgttAAGGATTTTATGTCCACTTTGTATCCGACTAAAGACTATCCAACTTGGATTGTCGATGCTATGAAGGCTGTAGATATTACCTTATCTTGA
- the LOC117175044 gene encoding ubiquitin-associated domain-containing protein 1 — MLPWIREHIVDAWHSRKSSRAQRRSLILSSVRSGVPENLNTAMHMPSSSAPDTFTVNIISFGGSVLEVTVKPEYTVEKVKSIAMKHFYEQDESKSASSFRLVHVNNCKALADDKKLIEEDCNNSDELLLAEIRSFEGKENLSDELLKGPTEAEILRATADLPIKNPPRPMPPSDCPVDFQHEIHKILITLVQASAKILMYSPDAEKCYKNIKERLEARYKPPNDPKAVKYLMDMGFTENKVIKALSLRKMNTADALEWLIEHQDDSDEEDLQLPILDLDAMIAGPSTSGNNDIQVEPNLVNIVTLTLDSYRQYKKLEFKPSPRIMQSLQEMGFDEKRIVEALKVTGNNQANACEWLLGERRRSLHDLDEGIKPDEPIYKAIMSNPHIQLSLTNPKFLHAYLSILETPSSTNLWINDPEVSPVLSQIFKTYHAEKHAIDMSRYNS, encoded by the exons ATGTTGCCATGGATACGGGAGCACATTGTGGACGCCTGGCATAGCAGAAAGAGTTCAAGGGCCCAAAGAAGGTCCTTGATTCTTTCTTCCGTCAGATCAGGGGTTCCTGAAAATCTTAACACCGCCATGCACATGCCATCGTCTTCTGCACCCGATACATTTACCGTTAATATTATCAG TTTTGGAGGATCTGTACTGGAAGTAACCGTAAAACCAGAATACACAGTCGAGAAGGTAAAATCTATAGCAATGAAACACTTTTACGAGCAAGATGAATCCAAGTCTGCATCCAGCTTTCGACTTGTACATGTCAATAATTGTAAAGCACTTGCtgatgacaaaaaattaatagaagagGACTgcaataattctg acgAGCTGCTATTAGCGGAGATTAGATCGTTCGAGGGAAAGGAAAATTTATCGGACGAATTATTGAAGGGGCCGACTGAAGCGGAAATATTACGCGCGACTGCTGATTTGCCTATAAAAAATCCCCCACGACCTATGCCACCTTCAGATTGCCCAGTTGAT TTTCAGCACGAAATTCACAAAATATTAATAACCCTCGTGCAAGCTTCAGCCAAAATTCTTATGTACAGTCCGGATGCAGAAAAATGTTATAAGAATATTAAAGAGAGACTAGAAGCCAGATATAAACCGCCGAATGATCCCAAGGCTGTGAAATACCTTATGGATATGGGTTTTACAGAAAATAAAGTCATCAAGGCTCTAAGTTTAAGAAA aatgaaCACAGCCGATGCTCTAGAGTGGTTAATAGAACACCAAGATGATTCTGACGAAGAGGATTTACAACTTCCAATTCTTGATTTAGATGCAATGATTGCAGGACCAAGCACATCAG gcaATAATGACATTCAAGTAGAGCCAAATCTTGTGAACATTGTGACTCTCACTTTGGATAGTTACCgacaatacaaaaaattggaatttaaaccTAGTCCGAGAATTATGCAGTCTCTTCAAGAAATGGGTTTTGATGAGAAAAGAATCGTCGAAGCACTCAAAGTCACTGGAAACAATCAAGCTAATGCG tgtgaaTGGTTGCTCGGAGAGAGAAGACGCAGTTTACACGATTTGGACGAAGGCATCAAACCAGATGAGCCAATCTACAAAGCAATTATGAGTAATCCTCACATACAGCTTAGTCTCACCAATCCCAAATTCTTACACG CTTATTTATCGATTCTGGAAACACCATCGTCGACAAATTTATGGATTAACGATCCCGAAGTGTCTCCCGTACTTAGCCAAATATTCAAGACATATCATGCTGAAAAACATGCTATCGACATGAGTCGATACAACAGCTAG
- the LOC117175245 gene encoding queuine tRNA-ribosyltransferase catalytic subunit isoform X1 translates to MAQMAPSPLIFEIIAECNFSKARTGIMTLIHNRVDTPVFMPVGTQGTLKGLLPQQLEELNCQIILGNTYHLGTRPGPEILKKAGGLHKFMGWNRALLTDSGGFQMVSLLQLAKITEEGVKFKSPYDGSECMLTPEHSIEIQNAIGADIIMQLDDVVSTLTTGPRVEEAMNRTTRWLDRCLSAHQRPDEQSIFPIVQGGLDPKLRSESAHQLIKRKVNGYAIGGLSGGESKEEFWKMVYLTTNILPKDKPRYLMGVGFASDLVVCCALGVDMFDCVFPTRTARFGCALVRTGQLNLKQGQYKNDKRPIDESCECSTCKEYTRAYLHQIVTAETVACHLLTVHNIAFQMRLMRDIRDSIKAQKFPEFVKDFMSTLYPTKDYPTWIVDAMKAVDITLS, encoded by the exons atGGCGCAAATGGCACCTTCTcccttaatttttgaaataattgcagAATGCAACTTTTCAAAAGCTCGAACTGGAATAATGACTTTGATTCACAATCGTGTAGATACGCCAGTTTTCATGCCAGTTGGAACTCAG GGAACTTTAAAAGGTTTGCTGCCTCAGCAATTAGAGGAATTAAATTGCCAAATAATTCTCGGTAACACTTATCATCTTGGAACGCGACCA GgtccagaaattttgaaaaaagcaggAGGTCTACACAAATTTATGGGATGGAATAGGGCCTTGTTAACTGATTCTGGTGGTTTTCAAATGGTATCATTGCTTCAATTGGCTAAAATTACAGAAGAGGGAGTTAAATTTAAATCTCCATATGatg gaaGCGAATGTATGCTAACACCTGAACActcaattgaaattcaaaatgcaaTCGGAGCTGATATTATTATGCAACTTGATGATGTAGTCAGCACACTTACGACTGGACCTAGAGTAGAAGAAGCAATGAACag AACAACAAGGTGGCTCGACAGATGTTTATCTGCTCACCAAAGACCAGATGAACAAAGTATTTTTCCTATTGTCCAAGGAGGATTGGATCCAAAATTAAGATCGGAATCTGCTCATCAATTGATCAAGCGAAAAGTGAACGGATATGCGATTGGAGGACTTAG TGGCGGAGAAAGTAAagaagaattttggaaaatggTCTATCTCACGACTAACATTCTTCCAAAAGACAAACCGAGATACTTAATGGGTGTTGGATTCGCTTCTGATTTAGTTGTTTGCTGTGCACTAGGTGTGGATATGTTCGATTGTGTATTCCCGACGAGAACGGCA agatTTGGATGCGCTCTCGTACGAACTGGACAATTAAATCTGAAACAGGgccaatataaaaatgataaaagaccGATTGACGAATCTTGCGAGTGTAGTACTTGCAAAGAATATACCAGAGCCTATCTTCATCAAATCGTCACTGCGGAAACGGTCGCTTGCCATTTACTCACAGTTCACAATATTGCTTTCCAAATGAGACTGATGCGAGATATAAGAGATAGTATCAAGGCtcaaaaattccctgaatttgttAAGGATTTTATGTCCACTTTGTATCCGACTAAAGACTATCCAACTTGGATTGTCGATGCTATGAAGGCTGTAGATATTACCTTATCTTGA
- the LOC117175133 gene encoding coiled-coil domain-containing protein 25 yields MVFYFESDVVQPPVTLFMGIDKYENEDLIKWGWPEDVWFHVDKFSSAHVYLRLRYGQTIDDIPGSVLEDAAQLVKANSIEGNKMNDIDVVYTMWANLKKTQGMEVGQVGFHKEKEVRKIHVPKRINTIVNRLNKTKRAADINFRAEREQRDRKEREDKKQILREQKEKEKAEEKRRQEEAEMRSYNSLFTTANMTTNTENSGYDSDDFM; encoded by the exons ATggtcttttattttgaaagtgatg TGGTGCAACCACCTGTAACATTATTTATGGGTATTGACAAGTATGAGA ACGAAGATCTCATAAAATGGGGTTGGCCTGAAGATGTTTGGTTCCATGTGGATAAATTCTCATCAGCTCACGTCTATTTGAGACTTCGATat GGGCAGACGATCGACGACATTCCCGGTTCAGTTTTAGAAGATGCAGCACAATTAGTTAAAGCGAACAGTATCGAGGGTAACAAAATGAATGACATCGATGTCGTCTACACGATGTGGGCCAATCTAAAAAAAACACAGGGTATGGAAGTCGGTCAAGTAGGATTTCACAAGGAGAAGGAAGTGCGAAAAATTCACGTCCCGAAACGCATAAACACAATAGTGAATCGTTTGAACAAAACTAAGAGAGCAGCAGATATCAATTTCAGGGCAGAACGAGAACAGAGGGACAGAAAGGAACGAGAGGACAAGAAACAGATTTTGAGAGAGcaaaaggaaaaggaaaaggcCGAAGAAAAACGACGTCAGGAAGAAGCAGAAATGAG GAGTTACAATTCATTATTTACCACCGCAAACATGACAACAAACACGGAAAATTCCGGTTATGACTCTGACGATTTTATGTGA